One window of Pseudomonadota bacterium genomic DNA carries:
- the phnL gene encoding phosphonate C-P lyase system protein PhnL has protein sequence MTTMIRVEDLSKTFVLHLQAGTHIPVLNDLAFDIKAGECVALHGPSGAGKSTLLRSLYGNYLPDGGKVMVRHRDAMVDLVTAEPREILEIRRETVGYVSQFLRAIPRVSSLEIVAEPARSLGEAPEQAQARARGLLDRLNIPEELHDLAPATFSGGEQQRINIARGFAIDYPILLLDEPTASLDADNRDAVLGLIREARDRGAAIVGIFHDRHVRESVADRVFDLREHRPAA, from the coding sequence ATGACGACCATGATCCGTGTAGAGGATCTCTCGAAGACATTTGTCCTTCACCTTCAGGCCGGCACCCACATTCCGGTGCTGAACGACCTGGCTTTCGACATCAAAGCAGGCGAGTGCGTTGCGCTGCACGGCCCCTCTGGCGCCGGCAAGTCCACGCTGCTGCGCTCCCTCTACGGCAACTACCTGCCCGACGGCGGCAAGGTCATGGTGCGCCACCGCGACGCCATGGTCGATCTGGTCACGGCGGAGCCGCGCGAGATCCTGGAGATTCGGCGTGAGACCGTGGGTTATGTCAGCCAGTTCCTGCGCGCCATTCCCCGCGTGTCGAGCCTGGAAATCGTCGCCGAACCAGCGCGTTCCCTTGGCGAAGCGCCGGAACAGGCGCAAGCGCGCGCACGCGGCCTGCTCGACCGACTCAACATTCCCGAAGAGCTGCACGATCTGGCGCCCGCGACATTTTCCGGCGGCGAGCAGCAACGCATCAACATTGCCCGGGGATTTGCGATTGACTATCCGATCCTGCTCCTGGACGAGCCGACCGCGTCACTGGATGCCGATAACCGCGACGCGGTGCTCGGCCTGATTCGCGAAGCCCGTGATCGCGGCGCCGCGATCGTCGGCATCTTTCATGATCGCCACGTTCGTGAGAGTGTTGCGGACCGAGTCTTTGATTTACGTGAACACCGGCCGGCAGCATGA
- a CDS encoding alpha-D-ribose 1-methylphosphonate 5-triphosphate diphosphatase, giving the protein MSHDVVLTNARIVLPDQIVSGTVEVRKGMIASVDNKRANGAAIDLEGDFLIPGLVDLHTDSLEGHLEPRKGVKWNPISAAVSHDATVIAAGITTVFDALCVGDSVTRPAQNESLTQMMMGLAEARRHGLLRADHMVHLRCEVTDPEVANLLEPRIADPLVRLISVMDHAPGHRQMKEIDYYRNSWLIGTRGMSEEAADREIEEMMERSKTVAPGMRKSVSSMAHDHGRVVASHDDETTEHVTEALELGIEIAEFPTTEIAARTAHENGMAVLMGGPNLVRGGSHFGNVATGELARLGLLDALMSDYIMSSMLAGVFRLTGSDFGYDLPAAVALASSKPARVVGLDDRGEIAPGQRADLVRVRVVDDLPAAITVWTGGRQVY; this is encoded by the coding sequence ATGAGTCACGATGTCGTCTTAACAAACGCAAGGATAGTGCTGCCCGACCAAATTGTGTCGGGCACAGTTGAGGTCCGTAAAGGCATGATCGCCTCGGTCGACAACAAGCGCGCCAACGGCGCCGCGATCGATCTGGAAGGCGATTTTCTGATTCCAGGCCTGGTCGACCTCCATACCGACAGCCTGGAAGGGCACTTGGAACCGCGCAAGGGCGTCAAATGGAACCCGATCAGCGCGGCGGTTTCCCACGACGCGACGGTGATCGCTGCCGGCATCACGACCGTGTTTGACGCCTTGTGCGTGGGCGACAGCGTGACCCGCCCGGCGCAGAACGAAAGCCTGACCCAGATGATGATGGGCCTGGCCGAGGCGCGCCGGCACGGCCTGTTGCGAGCCGATCACATGGTGCATCTGCGCTGCGAGGTGACCGATCCCGAAGTCGCCAACCTGCTAGAGCCGCGCATTGCCGACCCGCTGGTACGTCTGATCTCGGTCATGGATCATGCGCCGGGACACCGTCAGATGAAGGAAATCGACTACTACCGCAATTCCTGGCTGATCGGCACGCGAGGCATGAGCGAAGAAGCGGCCGACCGTGAGATCGAAGAGATGATGGAACGCTCCAAGACCGTCGCGCCGGGGATGCGCAAGTCGGTCTCGTCCATGGCGCACGACCATGGCCGCGTTGTCGCGAGTCACGATGACGAGACGACCGAGCATGTCACCGAAGCATTGGAACTGGGCATCGAGATCGCCGAGTTCCCGACCACCGAGATCGCGGCACGCACCGCCCACGAAAACGGCATGGCGGTTCTGATGGGCGGCCCGAACCTGGTTCGCGGCGGCTCCCATTTCGGCAACGTCGCGACCGGCGAACTGGCGCGGCTTGGTCTGCTGGACGCCCTGATGTCCGACTACATCATGTCGAGCATGCTGGCCGGCGTATTCCGGTTGACCGGTTCCGATTTTGGCTACGACCTGCCCGCCGCCGTTGCTCTTGCGTCGTCCAAACCAGCCCGCGTGGTCGGCCTGGACGACCGTGGCGAAATCGCGCCTGGTCAGCGCGCGGATTTGGTCCGTGTGCGCGTCGTCGATGACCTTCCCGCCGCCATCACGGTCTGGACCGGCGGACGCCAAGTCTACTAA
- the phnC gene encoding phosphonate ABC transporter ATP-binding protein: MSALTYTSITKAFGNVKAVNDVTLQVPEGQMLGIIGRSGAGKSTLLRLTNRLADPTEGRITFRDIDITALRGANLLAWRTRCAMIFQQFNLVPRLDVLTNVMLGRISKLGTVRTVFSLFSDDDRRLALLALERLGIVDTALQKAGTLSGGQQQRVAIARALVQDPEIILADEPIASLDPLNAKHVMEALRRINREEGITVVCNLHTLDTARTYCNRIIGMSAGRIVFDGTADELTVEAAREIYGAGKEFDEATTSTSLPPARAARPGPVDHEEPAAIAV; this comes from the coding sequence ATGTCGGCCCTTACCTATACGTCGATCACCAAAGCGTTCGGCAACGTCAAGGCCGTCAACGATGTAACGCTGCAGGTACCGGAAGGCCAGATGCTTGGCATCATCGGCCGCTCTGGCGCCGGCAAGTCGACGCTTCTCAGACTAACCAATCGCCTGGCCGACCCGACCGAGGGCCGTATCACGTTCCGCGACATCGACATCACCGCGCTGCGTGGCGCCAACCTTCTGGCGTGGCGGACTCGTTGCGCGATGATTTTCCAACAGTTCAATCTGGTACCGCGCCTGGATGTCCTGACCAACGTCATGCTGGGCCGCATCAGCAAGCTCGGCACCGTCAGGACCGTCTTTTCCCTGTTCTCCGACGATGACCGCCGGCTGGCGCTGCTCGCGCTGGAGCGCCTCGGCATCGTCGATACCGCTCTGCAGAAAGCCGGCACACTTTCCGGCGGCCAACAGCAGCGGGTCGCCATTGCCCGCGCGCTGGTTCAGGACCCGGAGATCATCCTGGCCGACGAACCCATAGCCTCGCTCGATCCGCTTAATGCCAAGCACGTCATGGAAGCCCTGCGCCGGATCAATCGGGAGGAAGGCATTACCGTCGTCTGTAACCTGCATACGCTGGATACCGCGCGCACCTACTGCAACCGCATTATCGGCATGAGTGCTGGCCGGATCGTCTTTGACGGAACCGCCGACGAACTGACCGTCGAAGCCGCGCGTGAGATCTATGGCGCCGGCAAGGAATTCGACGAAGCCACGACATCGACGTCCCTGCCCCCGGCAAGAGCGGCACGGCCGGGACCAGTTGACCACGAGGAGCCTGCGGCCATTGCGGTTTAG
- the phnD gene encoding phosphonate ABC transporter substrate-binding protein, with product MKFLHTIAAAALAATVVTPAFAQDITEFRIGILGGENQNDRLRSNECLRIAVEEELGVPTELFAPADYDGVIEGLIGGNLDLAWLGASGYAKAYLEDPDSVTPVLVPVNPDGTTGYYSIGFARIDSNIDSLEEMEGKVFAFGDPNSTSGYLIPSIEIPQSGYSMEDGEYFDQIAFSGGHEQTIIGVFNGDYDAGVSWADGQGDWEQGYNNGAFRKAVDSGLVDMTEMTEIWRSKEIPNGPVVVRTELPQHIKDKVTKLMADLPETDPECAYGVMGGEIQDIIPTDHSFYESIVAAREKKIGG from the coding sequence ATGAAGTTCCTGCACACGATTGCGGCCGCAGCGCTCGCCGCTACCGTTGTTACACCGGCATTCGCGCAAGACATCACTGAGTTCCGCATCGGCATTTTGGGCGGTGAGAATCAGAATGACCGCCTGCGCAGCAACGAGTGTCTGCGCATCGCCGTCGAGGAAGAGCTCGGCGTACCCACTGAACTCTTCGCGCCGGCCGACTATGACGGCGTCATCGAAGGCCTGATCGGCGGAAACCTCGACCTCGCCTGGCTCGGCGCGTCCGGCTACGCCAAGGCGTATTTGGAAGATCCCGACTCCGTCACGCCGGTGCTGGTGCCGGTCAATCCGGACGGCACCACGGGTTACTATTCAATCGGCTTCGCACGCATCGACTCCAACATCGATTCGCTGGAAGAGATGGAAGGCAAGGTGTTCGCGTTCGGCGATCCGAACTCGACCTCCGGCTATCTGATCCCGTCAATCGAAATTCCGCAGTCCGGATACTCCATGGAGGACGGTGAATACTTCGACCAGATCGCGTTTTCCGGCGGTCACGAGCAAACGATCATCGGCGTCTTCAACGGCGACTATGACGCCGGGGTATCCTGGGCCGACGGACAGGGCGACTGGGAGCAAGGCTATAACAACGGCGCGTTCCGAAAGGCCGTCGATTCCGGCCTCGTCGACATGACCGAAATGACCGAGATCTGGCGCTCGAAGGAAATTCCCAACGGTCCGGTCGTCGTCCGCACGGAGTTGCCCCAGCACATCAAGGACAAGGTGACCAAGCTGATGGCCGACCTGCCCGAGACAGATCCCGAATGCGCCTATGGCGTGATGGGTGGCGAGATCCAGGACATTATTCCGACCGACCACAGCTTCTATGAGAGCATCGTGGCGGCGCGCGAAAAGAAGATCGGCGGATAA